A genomic window from Vampirovibrio chlorellavorus includes:
- a CDS encoding class I SAM-dependent methyltransferase, producing MPNPAFPNFIDESKIVLGQLAKPDGFYGEIVASCLSTTFESVNQWAVDLMQVQPNETVLEIGFGTGQAIRELVKRTPVSRITGIDPAPLMLQKATQLNQKAIQSGKVQLLQADVADLPDFNRKFDHILAVNSVMYWPSHKMSRILKALKSQMTPGGRIYFVMHRHYGRFERGDFNAHIQELLTHLTGAGFIEVAGTRQQVADPQAAIASGLSICLAIHGTNPAFCL from the coding sequence ATGCCGAATCCTGCCTTCCCCAACTTCATCGACGAATCAAAAATCGTCCTCGGCCAACTGGCCAAGCCCGACGGCTTCTATGGCGAGATTGTGGCCAGCTGCTTATCAACCACTTTTGAGTCGGTCAATCAATGGGCGGTAGACTTAATGCAGGTGCAACCGAATGAAACTGTTCTTGAAATCGGCTTTGGCACTGGCCAGGCCATCCGGGAACTGGTCAAGCGCACCCCGGTCAGCCGGATCACCGGCATCGATCCCGCCCCGCTGATGCTGCAAAAGGCGACCCAGCTGAATCAGAAAGCCATTCAAAGCGGCAAAGTCCAGCTTTTACAGGCCGATGTGGCTGACTTACCCGATTTTAACCGGAAGTTCGATCACATTCTGGCCGTGAACAGCGTGATGTACTGGCCTTCCCATAAAATGAGCCGCATTTTAAAGGCCCTCAAAAGCCAAATGACCCCGGGAGGACGCATCTATTTTGTGATGCACCGCCATTACGGCCGCTTTGAGCGGGGCGACTTCAACGCCCACATTCAGGAACTTCTGACCCATTTAACCGGGGCCGGGTTCATTGAGGTGGCAGGCACCCGCCAGCAGGTTGCCGATCCCCAAGCGGCCATTGCCTCAGGGTTGTCGATTTGTCTGGCCATTCACGGCACCAACCCGGCGTTCTGCCTCTAG
- a CDS encoding VanW family protein: MPITLLALCWWGNPFAQPVAQQQLSVQSLSPAQKNNLRTAIRHLNGVIIPAGQSFSFNRSVGPRTKARGYQAAPSYLGGESPSTVGGGICLLSSALYQLALKANLPIEQRVPHLRTIHSVPPGLDATVWYGGADLKFKNNQPQALRIAVTENGNTLSLAFQGKQVMQSARILRTTRQPNQHSVLVSVFRNDRMISRDWYRLTP; the protein is encoded by the coding sequence GTGCCCATCACCCTACTGGCCCTGTGCTGGTGGGGCAATCCCTTTGCCCAGCCGGTGGCTCAGCAGCAACTCTCCGTACAAAGCCTGTCACCGGCGCAAAAAAACAACCTGCGTACGGCCATCCGCCACCTCAACGGGGTCATCATCCCTGCGGGACAGAGCTTTTCCTTCAACCGCTCGGTAGGCCCCCGCACCAAGGCCCGAGGTTATCAGGCTGCTCCCTCTTATCTAGGTGGTGAAAGCCCCAGCACGGTGGGCGGCGGCATTTGCCTGCTGTCATCGGCTTTATACCAGTTGGCCTTGAAAGCCAATCTGCCCATTGAGCAACGGGTACCCCACTTGCGAACCATCCACAGCGTGCCGCCAGGGCTGGATGCCACGGTGTGGTACGGCGGCGCTGATTTAAAGTTCAAAAACAACCAGCCTCAGGCCCTGCGCATTGCCGTGACTGAAAACGGAAACACCCTGTCGTTGGCCTTTCAGGGAAAACAGGTCATGCAGTCAGCCCGTATTCTGCGAACAACCCGGCAGCCCAACCAACACAGTGTGCTGGTCAGCGTTTTCCGAAACGATCGTATGATTTCACGCGACTGGTACCGCCTGACGCCCTGA
- a CDS encoding MG2 domain-containing protein: protein MFTNKPNQSVLLSVSVVALLFAGGAIAIGLEKPTGSLAGKIDLEQEGFQLSSYDIKGNKVYALAVGPRGGTLVERGVWVKPDGTFKINQLPVGEYSLTVRAPGFSTTDEQGLFVDEAKTTQLKDAVHLAILEPSVNIASNTRVFTGKEVPHFWLNAMGSDQATVRIYRKDMLSLLQNSRQNGMDFSADLSLYKPYQKNSGVLFKNETPLKTLSRKLERDYQDWSHAEFKLNEPLPPGEYLLVAEVSNLKQKSDWNVMWFSVSNLGLIVKQAVDQTWVRAIDLNTLQPVPNAQIQLLDRDHPQLARLGQGKTNAQGIASFPVPNARKRESNYNWLAIGTQAKNRAFGGIGFWNDARDNYSTYFYTERPIYRLGQTVYFKGISRLKTASGFQTPKAGMSLGLRIEDPDNTKLWEGRVNTNDHGTFHGLYQVPKDGKTGAYQLTITYPDGSESYERFEVAQYRKPEYQVDVLPLQPRLVAGDRAEARIRANYYFGAPVTNARVKYTVYASTDWSSRFGLMPRPDYYGYFDDWDNDDGVFEDLSYAGDYITEGFAQTDATGEALIDFPTQPMKIDPNEPYSLDYLDRRYTIQAEVTDLSRMAVVGSGSQSVVAGDFTLFVQPKQSVTRAGEPVQAELNAVYYNGQPVAHRAISVSLMRWNWDRVKQEYRGTSVLGTVSATTNAQGKAAVTLPTTDQYFSDNYYLTARASDDHGHTIYDQSSLWIASPNQPYVREGQQAQQEAFSLKLDKKIYQPGEVAKALITAPVSGKEKGQAIVAVEGSKIHTLQVVPMDATAKVVEIPLSGDYAPNVYVTATFVGPKHQFYNQSEMAMVSPAQHFLNLTVTPDKARYQPGEKATYTITAKYPNGQPAPNTEVSLGVVDESIYAIRPDAAEDIRKFFYPRIYNSVLTLSSFPEEYSAGPDKIEPKVRKDFRDVAGWQPVLKTDAQGLAKATIQLPDNLTTWRATVRGITAQTDVGAALSKVIATQDLIVRLALPRFYTQHDQARLTAIVHNYTQQPQTVALTLNPSSQFETRQALSQKLTIQADKASRYEWPVTIKTPGQGTVAIKAVGQTAGDALELQVPIHPLGVEVSEAHSGQLPKPVEAVEIPLKLPPNTDPRLAQVILSVAGSTIGPVLGSFDSLIDYPYGCTEQTMSRLVPSMVAVQLSQQLNLPLSQAQQEKFRQVSLKALGKLKDAHNPDGGWGWWQYGESDPAMTAYVMEGLATLKQLNMPVDWHILPDQWQADGLKWMQAKAKKLAHQLADPKLASERILQAERFTDLAYLQQVLALYGQKTDAQTRQFVLSQVPKATPEALSYLTLAFVKQQDTAAALQSFAALNRLADHSADTMSWDHTAPMGKKLGFDSADYTYRFTGTEATALGLRATLAMRPYATVAPDTLAAIERWLMLQRGKDGWDNTKTTALVLKALLEKTLALRSNQPPNFTATSNLWTEARAFTQAQLYDPEFTTRVALAQQHPTFISLRKEGPGELFYSTVLTYWQALQPGAQVPQVAMPQGLSIQRKFFRIQAEPVGPNGTMRFKMYPLSGNQVRAGETVLMKVTVNTPVALPYVLLEAALPSGGEVISNDPRESLLQESDEEGQFSGDWGNWWWAHQDILDDRVVMFANSVPAGKSEFHALVRMELPGTFQMNPVKLEGMYSQRVKAYSALDSIQVVE from the coding sequence ATGTTTACCAATAAGCCCAACCAAAGCGTTCTCCTCAGCGTCAGCGTGGTCGCCCTGTTATTTGCGGGCGGGGCCATCGCCATTGGTCTGGAGAAACCCACTGGCAGCCTGGCCGGAAAAATCGATCTGGAGCAGGAAGGCTTCCAGTTAAGCAGCTACGACATCAAGGGCAACAAGGTTTACGCCCTGGCCGTGGGCCCACGGGGCGGCACGCTGGTGGAGCGGGGGGTATGGGTCAAGCCGGATGGCACTTTTAAAATCAACCAGCTTCCGGTGGGGGAATACAGCCTGACCGTGCGGGCCCCCGGCTTTTCCACCACCGATGAGCAAGGCCTGTTCGTGGATGAGGCCAAAACCACCCAACTCAAGGACGCCGTGCATTTGGCCATTCTGGAACCCAGCGTCAACATTGCCAGCAACACCCGGGTCTTTACCGGCAAGGAGGTCCCCCACTTCTGGCTGAACGCCATGGGCAGCGATCAGGCCACCGTGCGCATTTATCGCAAGGACATGCTCAGCCTACTGCAAAACAGCCGCCAGAATGGCATGGACTTCAGTGCCGACCTCTCCCTGTACAAGCCTTACCAAAAAAACAGCGGTGTTCTCTTTAAGAACGAAACGCCGCTAAAAACCCTCAGCCGAAAGCTGGAGCGGGATTATCAGGACTGGTCCCACGCCGAATTCAAACTGAATGAGCCCCTGCCCCCCGGCGAATATTTGCTGGTGGCGGAAGTCAGCAATCTGAAGCAAAAGTCGGACTGGAACGTGATGTGGTTCAGCGTCAGCAATCTGGGCCTCATCGTCAAACAGGCCGTGGATCAGACCTGGGTGCGGGCCATCGATTTAAACACCCTGCAACCGGTGCCCAACGCCCAAATTCAACTGCTGGATCGGGATCACCCGCAGTTGGCCCGCCTGGGTCAGGGTAAAACCAACGCTCAGGGGATTGCTTCCTTTCCCGTGCCCAACGCCCGCAAGCGGGAAAGCAACTACAACTGGCTGGCCATCGGCACGCAAGCCAAAAACCGGGCCTTTGGGGGCATCGGCTTCTGGAACGACGCCCGGGATAACTACAGCACCTACTTTTATACCGAACGGCCTATTTACCGGCTGGGGCAAACCGTTTACTTCAAGGGGATTTCCCGCCTGAAAACGGCCAGCGGTTTCCAGACGCCCAAGGCCGGTATGAGCCTGGGCCTGCGCATTGAGGACCCGGACAACACCAAACTCTGGGAAGGTCGGGTGAATACCAACGATCACGGCACCTTCCATGGACTTTACCAAGTGCCCAAAGACGGCAAAACCGGTGCGTACCAGCTCACCATTACTTACCCGGATGGTAGCGAATCCTACGAGCGCTTTGAGGTGGCCCAATACCGCAAGCCGGAATATCAGGTAGACGTTCTGCCCCTGCAACCCCGGCTGGTGGCCGGGGACCGAGCCGAGGCCCGCATTCGGGCCAATTACTACTTCGGGGCTCCCGTCACCAACGCCCGGGTGAAATACACCGTTTACGCCAGCACCGACTGGTCATCCCGCTTTGGCCTGATGCCTCGCCCGGATTACTACGGCTACTTTGATGACTGGGACAACGATGACGGGGTGTTTGAAGACCTGAGCTACGCCGGAGACTACATTACGGAAGGCTTTGCCCAGACGGACGCCACCGGGGAAGCGCTGATTGACTTCCCCACCCAGCCCATGAAGATTGATCCCAATGAGCCTTACAGTCTGGATTATCTGGATCGTCGCTACACCATTCAGGCGGAAGTCACCGACCTCAGTCGCATGGCCGTGGTGGGCAGCGGATCGCAATCGGTGGTGGCCGGAGATTTCACCCTGTTTGTGCAACCCAAGCAATCAGTCACACGGGCCGGAGAGCCGGTGCAAGCGGAACTGAATGCCGTCTATTACAACGGGCAACCGGTGGCCCATCGGGCCATTTCCGTCTCCCTGATGCGCTGGAACTGGGATCGGGTCAAGCAGGAGTACCGGGGCACCAGCGTCCTGGGCACCGTTTCAGCCACCACCAATGCCCAGGGCAAAGCGGCGGTGACCCTGCCCACCACCGATCAGTACTTCAGCGACAACTACTACCTGACGGCCAGAGCCAGCGATGATCACGGGCATACCATTTACGATCAAAGCAGCCTGTGGATTGCCAGCCCCAACCAACCTTATGTCCGAGAAGGGCAACAGGCCCAGCAGGAGGCTTTTTCTCTGAAGTTGGATAAAAAGATTTACCAACCCGGCGAAGTGGCCAAGGCTCTGATTACAGCCCCCGTCAGCGGGAAAGAAAAGGGGCAGGCCATTGTGGCCGTGGAAGGCAGTAAAATTCACACTCTGCAAGTGGTGCCCATGGACGCCACGGCCAAAGTGGTGGAAATCCCGCTAAGCGGCGATTACGCCCCCAATGTGTACGTGACGGCCACCTTTGTGGGCCCCAAGCACCAGTTTTACAACCAGTCGGAAATGGCCATGGTCTCCCCGGCCCAGCATTTTTTAAACCTGACGGTCACCCCGGACAAGGCCCGTTACCAGCCGGGGGAGAAAGCCACCTACACCATTACCGCCAAGTACCCCAACGGCCAGCCAGCCCCCAACACCGAGGTCTCCCTGGGGGTGGTGGATGAAAGCATCTACGCCATTCGCCCCGATGCCGCCGAAGACATCCGCAAATTCTTTTACCCCAGAATTTACAACTCGGTCCTCACCCTGTCCTCCTTCCCGGAAGAGTACTCCGCGGGGCCGGATAAAATTGAGCCCAAGGTGCGCAAGGATTTTCGGGATGTGGCCGGTTGGCAACCGGTTCTAAAAACCGATGCTCAGGGCCTGGCCAAGGCTACCATACAGTTGCCGGATAATTTAACCACCTGGCGGGCCACCGTGCGGGGGATCACCGCGCAGACCGATGTGGGCGCTGCTCTCTCCAAGGTCATTGCCACTCAGGATCTGATCGTACGGCTAGCCTTGCCCCGCTTTTACACCCAGCACGATCAGGCCCGACTGACCGCCATTGTGCATAACTACACCCAGCAGCCCCAAACGGTGGCACTCACGCTGAACCCCTCATCCCAGTTTGAGACTCGGCAGGCCCTCAGCCAAAAGCTGACCATCCAAGCGGACAAGGCCAGCCGTTACGAATGGCCGGTCACAATCAAAACACCGGGACAGGGCACTGTAGCCATCAAAGCCGTTGGGCAAACCGCCGGGGATGCCCTGGAACTGCAAGTACCCATCCATCCCTTGGGCGTTGAGGTAAGTGAAGCCCACAGCGGGCAATTGCCAAAACCCGTGGAGGCGGTGGAAATCCCACTGAAACTCCCACCCAATACCGATCCCCGATTGGCCCAAGTCATCCTGTCGGTGGCCGGTTCCACCATTGGGCCGGTTTTGGGGAGTTTTGACAGCCTGATCGACTATCCCTACGGCTGCACGGAGCAAACCATGAGCCGTCTGGTGCCCTCCATGGTGGCCGTCCAGCTCAGTCAGCAATTAAATCTCCCCCTCTCTCAAGCCCAGCAGGAAAAATTCCGGCAAGTCAGCCTGAAAGCCCTGGGCAAGTTGAAAGACGCCCACAATCCGGATGGCGGCTGGGGCTGGTGGCAATACGGGGAAAGCGACCCTGCCATGACCGCCTATGTCATGGAGGGTCTGGCCACGCTGAAGCAGCTCAACATGCCAGTTGATTGGCACATTTTGCCGGATCAGTGGCAAGCCGATGGCCTCAAGTGGATGCAAGCCAAAGCCAAAAAGTTGGCACACCAGTTGGCCGACCCCAAACTGGCCTCTGAGCGCATTTTACAAGCAGAGCGATTCACCGATTTAGCCTACCTGCAGCAGGTGCTGGCCTTGTACGGTCAAAAAACCGATGCCCAAACCCGCCAGTTCGTTCTCAGTCAGGTTCCCAAGGCCACCCCGGAAGCCCTGAGCTACCTGACGCTGGCCTTTGTCAAGCAGCAAGACACCGCTGCCGCTCTGCAGAGCTTCGCCGCCCTGAACCGTCTGGCCGATCACAGCGCCGACACGATGAGCTGGGATCACACCGCCCCAATGGGCAAAAAACTGGGCTTTGATTCTGCCGATTACACCTATCGCTTCACCGGAACGGAAGCCACAGCGCTGGGCCTGAGGGCCACCCTGGCCATGCGACCTTATGCCACGGTTGCGCCGGACACCCTGGCCGCCATTGAGCGCTGGTTGATGCTGCAACGGGGCAAGGACGGTTGGGACAACACCAAAACCACTGCGCTGGTACTCAAGGCCCTGCTGGAAAAAACGCTGGCCCTGCGCAGTAACCAGCCGCCCAATTTCACAGCCACCTCCAACTTGTGGACGGAAGCCCGTGCTTTCACTCAGGCCCAATTGTACGATCCAGAGTTCACCACCCGGGTCGCGCTAGCCCAACAGCACCCGACCTTCATCAGCCTGCGCAAGGAAGGCCCCGGCGAGTTGTTCTACAGCACCGTCCTGACCTACTGGCAAGCACTACAACCGGGTGCCCAAGTCCCGCAAGTGGCCATGCCCCAAGGGCTCAGCATCCAGCGGAAATTCTTCCGCATTCAAGCGGAACCGGTGGGCCCCAACGGCACCATGCGCTTTAAAATGTACCCCCTGTCCGGCAATCAGGTTCGGGCCGGGGAAACGGTACTAATGAAAGTGACGGTCAACACGCCAGTGGCACTGCCCTATGTACTATTGGAAGCAGCTTTGCCCAGCGGGGGCGAGGTGATTTCCAATGACCCACGGGAATCTCTGCTACAGGAATCTGACGAGGAAGGCCAGTTCTCGGGTGACTGGGGCAACTGGTGGTGGGCCCATCAGGATATTCTGGACGATCGGGTGGTCATGTTCGCCAATAGCGTTCCCGCCGGGAAATCGGAGTTCCACGCCCTGGTGCGCATGGAGCTGCCCGGCACCTTCCAGATGAACCCAGTCAAGCTGGAGGGGATGTACAGCCAGCGGGTCAAGGCTTACTCCGCGCTGGATAGCATTCAGGTCGTGGAGTAA
- a CDS encoding AMMECR1 domain-containing protein, which produces MRTRQSLVLGLLMSLLCGLAHADTLTPTQLVQKTGQVYFSNHSPSAQWNALALSSRLNERYSKPRGVFVTLSRNGKPRACWGSAYPQYKTVSEATVYATLGALSKEYRYPPIRESEWPLLQPQVTVVKALQPVNRLAAINPLRDGLMVRQGGKAGVMLPGEARDANYMLVQAKLKAGIAPNEKFQLYRIVADVYQ; this is translated from the coding sequence ATGCGGACGAGGCAGAGCCTGGTTCTTGGTCTGCTGATGAGCCTGCTCTGCGGACTGGCACATGCGGACACCCTGACCCCCACCCAACTGGTGCAGAAAACGGGACAGGTGTACTTCAGTAACCATTCACCAAGCGCCCAATGGAACGCTTTAGCCCTCAGCTCCCGACTGAATGAGCGCTACTCCAAACCACGGGGGGTTTTTGTCACCCTGAGCCGCAATGGCAAACCCCGGGCCTGCTGGGGATCCGCCTACCCGCAGTATAAAACCGTGTCCGAGGCCACCGTGTACGCCACGTTGGGGGCCCTGAGCAAGGAGTATCGCTATCCGCCCATCCGCGAAAGCGAGTGGCCCCTGCTCCAGCCACAGGTCACGGTGGTTAAGGCCCTGCAACCCGTCAACCGGCTAGCGGCTATCAACCCCCTGCGGGATGGCCTGATGGTGCGTCAGGGAGGGAAGGCTGGGGTCATGCTGCCCGGAGAAGCCAGAGATGCCAACTATATGCTGGTGCAGGCCAAGCTAAAAGCGGGCATTGCCCCCAACGAAAAGTTTCAGCTGTACAGGATTGTTGCCGATGTTTACCAATAA
- a CDS encoding penicillin-binding transpeptidase domain-containing protein produces MSEDEMHDYFTSSSLSRRDFLKGLALTAAALVLPSAIRWPEGQAVEPVTPFWWCALRDGKPHGSNHPGNCFGLPGSLMKLVAATALLEERLLSSDQLLECRGTLRIKGQLYRCQHAHGKINMRQALAASCNIYFAQAAEVLSTRRFLQYAEAFQLNRPTGPSRESAYLFPSATALTHSSQLYVLGLAKPMQPSAAQLLRMTRHIALRDIQGFQPATWRILQSGMRSAVTQGTARQLDPHNRWRVAAKTGTTPSGEFYQSWVMGFFPIEKPVVAFCGRALSGTAKDAAVPAARQWLQQAPWASV; encoded by the coding sequence TTGAGCGAGGATGAAATGCACGATTATTTTACCAGCTCCAGCCTATCCCGGCGCGATTTTTTAAAGGGCTTGGCCCTGACTGCCGCGGCGCTGGTTCTGCCATCCGCAATCCGGTGGCCTGAAGGGCAAGCGGTGGAGCCTGTTACTCCCTTTTGGTGGTGTGCGTTGCGAGATGGCAAGCCCCATGGTTCCAATCATCCGGGGAATTGCTTTGGGCTGCCCGGTTCCTTAATGAAGCTGGTGGCGGCCACGGCCTTGCTGGAGGAACGCTTGCTCTCTTCCGATCAGCTCTTGGAGTGTCGAGGAACCTTGCGGATTAAGGGGCAGTTGTATCGTTGCCAGCATGCCCATGGAAAAATCAACATGCGGCAGGCCTTGGCGGCTTCCTGCAATATCTACTTCGCTCAGGCGGCGGAAGTGTTGAGTACCCGGCGGTTTTTGCAATACGCTGAGGCCTTTCAGCTCAATCGACCCACCGGCCCCAGCCGGGAAAGCGCTTATCTATTTCCCTCGGCCACGGCATTGACGCACTCGTCCCAGCTGTATGTGCTGGGTCTGGCCAAGCCCATGCAGCCCAGCGCCGCACAACTCTTGCGGATGACCCGGCACATTGCTTTACGCGATATCCAAGGCTTTCAGCCAGCCACCTGGCGCATCTTGCAAAGCGGCATGCGTTCAGCGGTCACGCAGGGAACGGCCCGACAACTGGACCCGCACAATCGTTGGCGGGTGGCCGCCAAAACCGGCACCACGCCATCCGGGGAGTTTTATCAGTCCTGGGTGATGGGCTTTTTCCCCATTGAAAAGCCAGTGGTGGCTTTTTGCGGACGGGCGTTGAGCGGGACTGCCAAGGACGCCGCTGTGCCCGCGGCTCGCCAGTGGTTGCAGCAGGCCCCCTGGGCTTCGGTGTAA
- a CDS encoding SpoIID/LytB domain-containing protein, giving the protein MILPWRVLLATGWCIALLTGSVEAALPSQVRVRLFEAHPTVQAFRLQGALRIQGGAGSSVPASVLTVGQSQGRLWARCGPRQSLCYRGARLTVQAMGGQPIQVTALHGDRSLPARRYSGPLTFVIQQGRLRVFNTLLARHYVAVVISSETGPGWPLEALKAQAVLTQTRLSRYKPGDVLGDSTQQEVYLGEAYRKPNAEQAVRAVWGQTLTSNGQAIQPYYHASCGGHTSHLRWFAGQAMPSGQVDGVICPYCAKAPFAQTTVSVLNAAQWQSVYPNSIPKKAPLAESMPTVTQVDASGRPLQVQVGAQRLSGYQFWLRLGQRLGWDKLPGTRFQLQALPNGRLRLSSTGAGHGVGLCQWGAAEMARQGQRYNQILKFYFPQARLSGR; this is encoded by the coding sequence TTGATTCTGCCATGGCGCGTTCTGTTGGCCACCGGGTGGTGCATTGCTCTGCTGACCGGCTCAGTCGAGGCTGCCCTGCCCTCACAGGTTCGGGTTCGTCTGTTTGAAGCCCACCCCACGGTTCAGGCCTTTCGGTTGCAAGGAGCCCTGCGGATTCAGGGCGGCGCTGGCTCCTCCGTGCCAGCATCGGTACTGACTGTGGGGCAGTCGCAGGGACGCCTTTGGGCCCGCTGTGGACCTCGGCAGAGCCTGTGTTATCGGGGTGCCCGGTTGACCGTTCAAGCTATGGGAGGGCAGCCCATTCAAGTGACCGCCCTGCACGGAGACCGGTCCCTGCCCGCCCGGCGCTACAGCGGACCGTTGACGTTTGTGATCCAGCAAGGGCGGTTGAGGGTGTTCAATACCCTGCTCGCTCGGCATTATGTGGCCGTGGTTATTTCCAGTGAAACCGGGCCTGGTTGGCCGTTGGAAGCCCTGAAGGCGCAGGCGGTTCTCACTCAAACCCGGCTGAGCCGGTACAAGCCCGGAGATGTGTTGGGGGACTCCACCCAGCAGGAGGTATATCTGGGAGAGGCTTACCGGAAACCCAACGCCGAACAGGCGGTGCGGGCGGTGTGGGGACAGACTTTGACTTCCAATGGGCAGGCCATTCAGCCGTATTACCATGCCAGTTGTGGTGGACACACCAGCCATCTTCGATGGTTTGCCGGGCAGGCAATGCCGTCGGGGCAGGTGGACGGGGTGATTTGTCCCTATTGCGCCAAGGCCCCTTTTGCCCAGACCACGGTGTCTGTACTTAATGCGGCCCAGTGGCAGTCGGTTTACCCGAACAGCATTCCGAAAAAAGCCCCTTTGGCAGAAAGTATGCCCACAGTCACTCAGGTGGATGCCAGTGGTCGGCCCCTGCAGGTGCAGGTGGGGGCGCAGCGGTTGAGCGGCTATCAGTTTTGGCTTCGGCTGGGTCAGCGGTTGGGCTGGGATAAGCTACCCGGCACCCGTTTTCAGCTTCAGGCCTTGCCTAACGGTCGACTTCGCCTCAGCTCTACCGGTGCGGGTCATGGGGTGGGGCTGTGCCAGTGGGGCGCCGCAGAAATGGCCCGGCAAGGCCAGCGCTATAATCAAATCCTGAAATTCTACTTCCCGCAGGCCCGGCTGAGTGGGCGTTAA